The following coding sequences lie in one Arachis ipaensis cultivar K30076 chromosome B03, Araip1.1, whole genome shotgun sequence genomic window:
- the LOC107633114 gene encoding anthocyanin regulatory C1 protein-like: protein WTAQEDKILRDYISLHGQGKWRNLPQRAGLKRCGKSCRLRWLNYLRPDIKRGNISEDEEELIIRLHKLLGNRWSLIAGRLPGRTDNEIKNYWNTNLGKRVRDLQTISSASSQQPNETNNNNNIQKPTTMPPSTNKVVSTTTPSLSPLNDSHSLLVRTKASKCSKSLFLDHSSTTTTSLQQNKTSSSNNNNNNSHGLDETAADHVLLPPPGLLLPRNGDNNNNNTMVMMMMEMGTNSEEYKEISTTELLLDFDVGDICLHSLLNSDFEDICDFGYNNSNSNCEDLFGFSPPEQMQLDSSDEVLKEATVPSNFPDETNNIVENIQFL from the exons TGGACAGCTCAAGAAGACAAAATCCTCCGAGATTATATCAGTCTCCATGGCCAAGGAAAATGGAGGAACCTTCCTCAAAGAGCAG GGTTGAAACGTTGTGGGAAAAGTTGCAGGCTTCGATGGTTAAATTATCTGAGGCCAGATATTAAAAGAGGAAACATATCAGAAGACGAAGAAGAACTTATCATAAGACTTCACAAGCTACTTGGAAACAG ATGGTCACTTATAGCCGGGAGGCTTCCAGGAAGAACAGACAATGAGATCAAGAATTATTGGAACACAAATTTAGGCAAAAGAGTTAGAGATCTTCAAACAATAAGCAGTGCATCTTCTCAGCAACCCAATGAaacaaataataacaacaacattcAGAAACCAACAACAATGCCTCCTTCAACCAATAAAGTGGTCTCCACAACCACTCCCTCTCTGTCACCGTTAAACGATTCACATTCTCTTCTCGTCCGTACAAAAGCTTCTAAGTGCTCTAAGTCATTATTCTTGGATCATTCATCAACAACAACTACTTCACTGCAGCAGAACAAGACTTctagtagtaataataataataacaatagccACGGACTCGATGAAACCGCCGCCGATCATGTTTTGCTGCCACCGCCGGGGTTGTTGCTTCCGAGGAACggtgacaacaacaacaacaacaccatggtgatgatgatgatggagatgGGTACCAATTCAGAAGAATACAAAGAGATCTCGACAACAGAATTGCTCTTGGATTTTGACGTTGGCGATATTTGCTTGCATTCTCTTCTGAACTCGGATTTCGAGGATATATGCGATTTCGGTTACAACAACAGTAACAGTAACTGCGAGGATCTGTTTGGATTCTCACCGCCGGAGCAGATGCAGCTGGATTCTTCTGATGAAGTTCTAAAGGAAGCCACCGTACCAAGCAACTTCCCTGACGAAACAAATAATATTGTAGAAAACATACAGTTTCTGTGA
- the LOC107630477 gene encoding pentatricopeptide repeat-containing protein At5g66500, mitochondrial: MFDEMLHRDIFLVNSLITSYVRRGDLAAAWTLFCDVRRTRSDLDAHTFTPVLRACSLLPLSKRGKQVHTHMIKTGADIGTVAKTALMDMYSRYGYLEQSKRIFEEMVHKDVVAWNALLSSFLRHDLPLEALSVLREMGKENVELSEFTLCSVLKCCASLKALELGRQVHGLVVSMGRDLVVLSTALIDFYSTVGCIDDSLKVFYSLKGWKDDMMYNTLVSACIRNRRYDEGFKILSLMKPNVVGLTSSLVGCSENLDLWVGKQIHCITIRQGFTYETQLCNALLDMYAKCGKISHARSLFDGICRKDVISWTSMIDAYGRNGRGHEAVELFEQMMEDGNKVIPNSVTFLSLLSACAHSGLVEEGKKCFNLLREKYGIEPDPEHYACFVDILGRAGNMEEVWSAYQNMVEQGTKPTVGVWIALLNACSLNQDVERGEFAAKHLLQMEPDNASHIVLVSNFYAAIGKWDYVDELRSMMRTKGLVKEAGNSWINVSAFS; encoded by the coding sequence ATGTTCGATGAAATGCTCCATAGAGACATTTTCCTTGTAAACTCCCTCATCACCTCATATGTTCGCCGTGGAGACCTTGCCGCTGCATGGACCCTCTTCTGTGATGTGCGACGCACacgctctgaccttgatgcacacaCCTTCACCCCTGTCCTTCGTGCGTGCTCTTTGTTACCACTCTCTAAGCGTGGCAAACAAGTCCACACACACATGATCAAGACCGGTGCAGATATTGGAACTGTGGCAAAAACTGCACTGATGGACATGTATTCGAGATATGGGTATTTGGAACAATCCAAAAGGATCTTTGAAGAGATGGTTCACAAGGATGTTGTTGCTTGGAATGCTTTGCTTTCGAGTTTCTTGAGGCATGATCTACCCCTTGAAGCACTAAGTGTTCTAAGAGAAATGGGAAAGGAGAATGTTGAGCTCAGTGAGTTCACACTTTGTTCTGTGTTGAAATGTTGTGCTTCTTTGAAGGCCTTGGAATTGGGTAGACAGGTTCATGGTTTGGTGGTGTCCATGGGGCGTGATTTGGTTGTGCTGAGCACTGCTCTTATTGATTTTTACTCCACTGTTGGATGTATTGATGATTCTTTGAAAGTTTTCTATAGTTTGAAGGGTTGGAAAGATGACATGATGTATAACACTTTGGTTTCTGCGTGCATCAGGAATAGGAGGTATGATGAAGGGTTCAAAATTCTGAGCTTGATGAAGCCTAATGTGGTTGGTCTTACCAGTTCTCTGGTTGGCTGCTCTGAGAATCTGGATCTATGGGTAGGGAAACAGATTCATTGTATCACGATACGTCAAGGTTTCACTTATGAAACTCAACTGTGCAATGCCTTGTTGGACATGTATGCTAAATGTGGGAAGATTTCACATGCTCGATCATTGTTCGATGGAATTTGTCGGAAGGATGTGATTTCCTGGACATCTATGATTGATGCATATGGTCGGAATGGGCGTGGACATGAAGCTGTTGAGCTGTTTGAGCAGATGATGGAGGATGGCAATAAGGTGATTCCGAACTCTGTGACTTTTTTGTCTTTGTTGTCGGCTTGTGCTCACTCTGGATTGGTGGAGGAAGGTAAAAAATGCTTCAATTTGTTGAGGGAGAAATATGGTATTGAACCAGATCCAGAGCATTATGCATGCTTCGTAGATATCTTAGGCCGAGCCGGTAACATGGAAGAAGTATGGTCAGCATATCAAAATATGGTTGAGCAAGGTACTAAGCCTACTGTAGGAGTATGGATAGCATTGCTGAATGCTTGTAGTCTTAATCAGGATGTTGAAAGAGGTGAATTTGCTGCAAAGCATCTCTTGCAGATGGAGCCTGATAACGCTAGCCATATTGTGCTTGTATCAAATTTTTATGCAGCCATTGGAAAGTGGGATTATGTAGATGAGTTAAGAAGCATGATGAGGACAAAAGGGTTGGTCAAGGAAGCTGGCAATAGCTGGATTAATGTTTCGGCCTTCAGTTAA
- the LOC107633113 gene encoding uncharacterized protein LOC107633113, whose protein sequence is MINFSVAKAEKIGVRFSPNLICDRCGCFHPYDSCKIGLGGCFNCGLPGHIARDCTRGRNPNAVALYDTVASHSFISFDKVEELGLRVSELAFELHVHTLHQMVMTRSGCRQVGFELEGRDFVHDLICLPMIGLEMILGFDWLSKNQVLLDFFERTIQFMSEGENGAVVAEDYYLNSFMSEGENGAVVAEGYYLNSVMVHYNREECQGYILLATNALGDNQEIDQILVVRDFPEVFPEDILEFPPQREIEFVIKLVPGAGLVSIAPYRMAPIELAKLKA, encoded by the exons ATGATCAATTTCAGCGTGGCAAAGGCAGAGAAAATCGGAGTAAGGTTTTCTCCGAATTTAATTTGTGATCGATGTGGATGTTTTCATCCATATGACTCTTGTAAGATTGGTTTAGGTGGTTGCTTCAACTGTGGGTTGCCTGGTCACATTGCGAGGGATTGCACTCGTGGGAGGAACCCGAATGCAG TTGCATTGTATGATACTGTAGCTTCGCATTCGTTTATTTCATTTGACAAAGTTGAGGAACTAGGCTTGAGAGTGTCAGAATTGGCATTTGAATTGCATGTACATACTCTGCATCAAATGGTTATGACTAGGTCTGGTTGTAGGCAAGTAGGTTTCGAGCTTGAGGGTAGAGATTTTGTGCATGATTTAATTTGTTTACCAATGATTgggttggagatgattttggggtttgattggttaTCGAAGAATCAAGttttgttggatttctttgaACGAACAATTCAGTTTATGTCGGAAGGAGAAAATGGAGCAGTGGTAGCTGAGGATTACtacctgaactct TTTATGTCGGAAGGAGAAAATGGAGCAGTGGTAGCTGAGGGTtattacctgaactctgtaatggtgcaCTATAATAGGGaagagtgtcagggttatataCTGTTGGCTACAAATGCGTTAGGTGACAATCAGGAGATAGATCAAATCTTGGTAGTTAGAGACTTTCCAGAGGTGTTCCCGGAAGATATTCTTGAGTTTCCACCTCAAAGGGAGATTGAATTTGTGATTAAATTAGTGCCGGGAGCCGGACTAGTGTCGATTGCACCGTATcgaatggctccgatagagctggctAAACTAAAGGCTTAG
- the LOC107633112 gene encoding uncharacterized protein LOC107633112, with amino-acid sequence MAPYEALYGRKCQSPLCWYESGEASVLGPNLVAETTEKIKRIRERILMAQSQQKRYADQRRKSLEFEVGEHVFLRVTLTTGIGRAIKTKKLNPRFIGPFEILRRFGPVAYQVSLPPHLSNLHDVFHMSQLRKYTSDAAHVLEPESVELRENLTFQVSTVQIDDTSVKKLRGKEVQLVKVSWKRAEVEEHTWELESEMRKDYLELFSGNH; translated from the coding sequence atggctccgtatgaagcCTTGTATGGACGAAAGtgccaatctccactttgttggtatgagTCTGGTGAAGCCAGTGTTTTGGGTCCTAATTTAgtagcagagactactgagaagattAAGAGGATTCGGGAGAGAATTTTAATGGCACAGAGTCAACAGAAACGTTATGCAGATCAGAGAAGGAAATCGTTGGAATTTGAAGTGGGAGAACATGTATTCCTGAGGGTTACACTgacaactgggattggaagagcaatTAAAACAAAGAAGCTGAATCCGAGATTCATTGGACCATTTGAGATTCTGAGGCGATTTGGGCCGGTGGCATATCAAGTATCTTTACCGCCTCACTTatctaacttgcatgacgtatttcACATGTCACAACTCCGTAAATACACAtcggatgcggctcatgtgttaGAACCCGAGTCGGTCGAGTTGAGGGAGAACTTGACTTTTCAAGTATCTACGGTGCAAATTGACGACACCAGTGTGAAGAAGTTACGTGGGAAAGAAGTTCAGTTGGTTAAAGTTTCTTGGAAGAGAGCAGAAGTGgaagagcatacttgggaattggagtcCGAGATGCGAAAGGATTATCTCGAGCTATTCTCAGGTAATCACTAA